In the Catenovulum adriaticum genome, GAAAGACCCCGTGAACCTTTACTACAGCTTGGCAGTGAACATTGAACCTACATGTGTAGGATAGGTGGGAGGCTTTGAAGCATCGTCGCTAGATGGTGTGGAGCCGACCTTGAAATACCACCCTTGTATGTTTGATGTTCTAACGTTGTTCCCTAATCGGGAATGCGGACATTGCCTGGTGGGTAGTTTGACTGGGGCGGTCTCCTCCCAAAGCGTAACGGAGGAGCACGAAGGTTGGCTAAGTACGGTCGGACATCGTACGGTTAGTGTAATGGCATAAGCCAGCTTAACTGCGAGACAGACACGTCGAGCAGATACGAAAGTAGGTCATAGTGATCCGGTGGTTCTGAATGGAAGGGCCATCGCTCAACGGATAAAAGGTACTCCGGGGATAACAGGCTGATACCGCCCAAGAGTTCATATCGACGGCGGTGTTTGGCACCTCGATGTCGGCTCATCACATCCTGGGGCTGAAGTCGGTCCCAAGGGTATGGCTGTTCGCCATTTAAAGTGGTACGCGAGCTGGGTTTAGAACGTCGTGAGACAGTTCGGTCCCTATCTGCCGTGGGCGTTTGAGAATTGAGGGGGGCTTCTCCTAGTACGAGAGGACCGGAGTGGACGAACCACTGGTGTTCGGGTTGTTCTGCCAAGAGCATTGCCCGGTAGCTAAGTTCGGAATCGATAACCGCTGAAAGCATCTAAGCGGGAAGCGAGCCCCAAGATGAGTTCTCACTGAGCTATAAGCTCCAGTAGGGCCCTTGTAGACTACAAGGTTGATAGGTTGGGTGTGTAAGTGCTGTGAGGCATTGAGCTAACCAATACTAATGACCCGTGAGGCTTAACCATACAACGCCGAATGTTTATTAACATGACGTGAAGTGTGACTGCGCGAATGAATAAACAAACTTGATTGACTCTTTATTATGTATTGTCCTGATTGGTTAATTGACTGAAAAGTGAATTAACAAACCGACTTATGCCTGGCGGCCAAAGCATTGTGGCACCACCTGATTCCATTTCGAACTCAGAAGTGAAACACAATAGCGGCGATGGTAGTGTGGGAGTTCCCATGTGAGAGTAGCACACTGCCAGGCTCTTTATTTTATCTAGATTAGATATAAAACAAAAACTAAAATTAACCAGTTTTTTCTGACAACAATAGCATTGTGGCACCACCTGATTCCATTTCGAACTCAGAAGTGAAACACAATAGCGGCGATGGTAGTGTGGGAGTTCCCATGTGAGAGTAGCACATTGTCAGATCCTTATTCAAACCCGTCTATGACGGGTTTTTTTATGCTTAAAATTTATGTTGTGTAATATGTTATAATGCTATTTTCAATTTAAGTGGCTATAAATTAATGAAAAATTGTTTTCAACTTTTTATTATTCTGACTTGTTCTATGTTGTTATTTGCGTGTTTACCCGCACCACGCCCGAATCCTCTAGCAGAATCCCCAGACTTTCCAATAAAACCTTCTGTTTTGTATGAGACAGTTCAAACTTATTGCCTTGATTGCCATAACCCCGAAAAAATGAAAGGCAATATAGATTTAACACGTGCAGTTGAGGGTAAGTTAAATGATCGTCCTTTTTTATGGTTAGATGTCGCACATGTTTTAAAACATAAAGAAATGCCACCTGAAGATGAAAGGGTAGAGCGTCCGGATGATGAAACCTATTTAGAAGTAAATAACTGGTTGGAAAAACGCTTTGAGCTTAATAGCCGTTAGATAACAAATTAAGGTAATCAATTGCTTTCTAATGGCTATCTTTACTTATCACTTTGTTAAAAACAAAAAGCCGCTTCAATTAAATGCAAATATACATTTTTATTGAAACGGCTTTTTCGATTTTGAATATCAGGTTTTGCTTAATTTATTTTCTACGCCATTGGGTTCCGTTGGCACCGTCTTCTAATACAATATTCATTGCATTGAGTTTATCTCTTGCTTCGTCAGCTTTTGCCCAGTCCTTATTGGCTCTAGCTTCTTTTCGCTGAATAATTAATTTTTCTATTTCAGCAACTTCTTCGTCAAGCTCTTGATTACTACCTTGTAAAAAATCGTTTGCGTTGTTTTGTAACAATCCTAAAATACTAGCAAGATTAACTAATAAATTAGCACTTTGCTGTGCTTGGTCTAAATTGTTTGCTTTTACCTGGTTAACTTCTTTTGCTAAATCAAATAAAACGGATAAAGCAACAGGTGTATTAAAGTCATCATCCATTGCCTCGACAAATTTTTGTATGTGAGAATTATTCTGAGGGTTTGACAAATCTATGGGCGACTGACTTATTTCAATGTCGCGAATAGAGGTATATAAACGTTCAAGTGCGGATCGTGCTTGGTCTAAATTTTCAGTAGAATAATTTAATTGGCTACGATAGTGCCCTGATAATAAAAAGTATCTTACCGTTTCTGGGTCATACTTTTTTAAAACTTCTCGTATGGTAAAAAAGTTGCCTAAAGATTTGCTCATTTTTTCTTGGTTTACTTGAACCATT is a window encoding:
- a CDS encoding c-type cytochrome domain-containing protein — encoded protein: MKNCFQLFIILTCSMLLFACLPAPRPNPLAESPDFPIKPSVLYETVQTYCLDCHNPEKMKGNIDLTRAVEGKLNDRPFLWLDVAHVLKHKEMPPEDERVERPDDETYLEVNNWLEKRFELNSR